The DNA segment GGAGGCGATTTTATAGGGCTCCACGCCCAGATCCATAAGCCGCGTGAAAGCGGAAGCGGCGTCCCCGGTGTGCATGGTGGTAAGCACGAGCCGCCCAGTCATCGCCGCCGCCACGGCTATCTGGGCTGTCTGCTCGTCCCTCACTTCGCCGACCATTATCACGTCCGGGTCCTGCCGCAGGATGGAGCGCAGGCCGGAAGCGAAGGTCAGGCCGGTTTTAAGGTTTACCTGGCTCTGCCGCACATGTTTTAAACGGCATTCCACCGGATCCTCGATGGAGATAATGGTCTTTTCAGGCGAACTGATGGAGCGCAACGCGGCGTACAACGTGGTGGTCTTGCCTGCTCCGGTGGGGCCTGTCACCACCACAAGCCCCCAAGGGCGTTTCACGGCTTCGGTGAAACCTTTCAGTGTTCGGCCTGAAAGTCCGGTGTCGCCAAGCATGATTGCCGCCCCGCCACCAAGGATACGGATGACCATGGACTCGCCATGAACTGTGGGAAATGTGGAGACCCTCATTTCCCTGAATTCAGGGTTGTTCCCGATTTTGAAAGAGCCGTCCTGAGGCAGCCTTGTTTCGCCGATGTCCATGCCGCCCAATATTTTAATCCTTGAAATCATGGCCGCAGCCTGCTCTTTGTCCCATTCCCCGGCATGGATCATCACTCCATCAATCCGGAACCTGACGCCAACCGAATCTTCCTCCGGTTCAAAATGGATATCCGAAGCCCGCTCGATCGCCGCTCTTTGGATCAGCGAATCAACCAGTTTGGCGATCTTGCCTTTAGGTTCGGCAGACATGTTTGATCGCGGTTCCGGGTGTTCAAAACTCCAGCTCATGCCGTTGTCGCCATTATAAAAACGCATGATGGCGTTTGATATATCCTCCTCCCGGGCGATCACCGCCTTTACTTTGCAACAGAGCCTTGCCTCCACCTCGTCGAGCGCCGCCAGATTCAAAGGATCCGAAACAGCCACGTGCGCCAATCCGCCCTTGTAATATATTGGAATCATTGAATGTTTGCGCGCAAACGATTCCGGGATTTTGTTAAGCAAAGGCGCTGGAGGTTGCGCCGTGGCCAAGTCACACAGCTCCAAACCAAGTTGGGCCGAGAGGATTTCGTACATCTCGTTTTCAGGTATAAAGCCTTTGGATACAATGATTTTACCAAGCCTGCCGCCGGTTGCGGCCTGGTTTTGTAGCGCGTCGGCAAGTTGATCTTCCGAAATAGCGCCGCAGTCCAGAAGGATTGCCCCCAGTTTCTTTTTGCCCCGGTTCATTCTAGGAAAATTATAATAAACAGGTGAGATATTGATGGATATCATATACCCCCAAGCTGGCTTGAGGCAATGCCCGGCTTTATGTTTTTCATCCGCTCCGGCATGCGCCATCAATATTCGGAGGTATAATGCTTATCGCGTTGCCTCACGGGAAAAGGTAACCGAAGGGGGCGTGGATTTTCGCCTCATGGTTCATTGGCCCATAACTCATTAAAAAGCCTCCTGAGTATTTTTTCAAATTCTTTTCTCAAGTGGAAGGGATTGAGCGTGCCAT comes from the Nitrospinota bacterium genome and includes:
- a CDS encoding type II/IV secretion system protein, producing MNRGKKKLGAILLDCGAISEDQLADALQNQAATGGRLGKIIVSKGFIPENEMYEILSAQLGLELCDLATAQPPAPLLNKIPESFARKHSMIPIYYKGGLAHVAVSDPLNLAALDEVEARLCCKVKAVIAREEDISNAIMRFYNGDNGMSWSFEHPEPRSNMSAEPKGKIAKLVDSLIQRAAIERASDIHFEPEEDSVGVRFRIDGVMIHAGEWDKEQAAAMISRIKILGGMDIGETRLPQDGSFKIGNNPEFREMRVSTFPTVHGESMVIRILGGGAAIMLGDTGLSGRTLKGFTEAVKRPWGLVVVTGPTGAGKTTTLYAALRSISSPEKTIISIEDPVECRLKHVRQSQVNLKTGLTFASGLRSILRQDPDVIMVGEVRDEQTAQIAVAAAMTGRLVLTTMHTGDAASAFTRLMDLGVEPYKIASTLKGALAQRLVRKVCEKCGGAQEDVACAQCNGAGHRGRTGIFEFIAPDEGMAALVMGRPQVSAIREYAINVLGMETMAEDGMKKVLGGVTTRRELDRAVDHA